In one window of Pseudooceanicola aestuarii DNA:
- a CDS encoding aminotransferase class III-fold pyridoxal phosphate-dependent enzyme: protein MKDNTTLKELNARHLWHPMAHPADMQANAPVIVQSAEGSTITDIDGHRVVDAVGGLWCVNLGYSNRAVKDAVTAQMDILPYYSAFGGTTNPPAIEAAEAVQEMFAEDGMARVFFTSGGSDSVESCLRLSRQYHRLRGEIGRTKFLSLKKGYHGTHFGGASVNGNNRFRTAYEPLLAGCHHIPAPYTYRNPFDETDPAKLAQRIAAAMVDEIEFQGPATIAAFIMEPILGAGGVIVPDPSFMTLMREICDRYGILMIADEVICGFGRTGDWSGSRHWGVKPDMMSMAKGITSGYFPVGAALMSDKIAEVFESDQSGEGAIYHGYTYSAHPVGAAAVVANLSELRRLDPRANAAERGRQLYDGCLALQEKYDIIGDVRGGHGLMTGLEFVSDRASKTPMDAGVVKRIQKVAYDSGAMVRPGAPNILMSPPLTITEAEIAQVLAALDKGIAAA, encoded by the coding sequence ATGAAGGATAACACCACGCTGAAAGAGCTGAACGCCCGCCACCTGTGGCACCCCATGGCCCACCCTGCGGACATGCAGGCCAATGCCCCGGTGATCGTGCAATCCGCCGAAGGCAGCACCATCACCGATATCGACGGCCACCGGGTGGTGGACGCGGTCGGCGGGCTGTGGTGCGTCAACCTGGGGTATTCCAACCGGGCGGTGAAGGACGCGGTCACCGCGCAGATGGATATCCTGCCCTATTACTCCGCCTTTGGCGGTACCACCAACCCCCCCGCGATCGAAGCCGCCGAAGCGGTGCAGGAGATGTTCGCCGAAGACGGGATGGCCCGCGTCTTCTTTACCTCTGGCGGGTCGGATTCAGTGGAATCCTGCCTGCGTCTGTCGCGCCAGTATCACCGGCTGCGCGGCGAAATCGGACGGACCAAGTTCCTGTCCCTGAAGAAGGGCTACCACGGCACCCATTTCGGCGGCGCCTCCGTCAATGGCAACAACCGGTTCCGCACCGCCTACGAGCCGCTGCTGGCGGGCTGTCACCACATCCCCGCGCCCTATACCTACCGCAACCCCTTCGACGAGACGGATCCCGCCAAACTGGCGCAACGCATCGCCGCCGCCATGGTGGACGAGATCGAATTCCAGGGCCCCGCCACCATCGCCGCCTTCATCATGGAACCGATCCTGGGGGCTGGCGGCGTGATCGTGCCCGACCCCTCCTTCATGACGTTGATGCGGGAGATCTGTGACCGCTACGGCATCCTGATGATCGCGGACGAGGTGATCTGCGGCTTTGGCCGGACCGGTGACTGGTCCGGCTCCCGCCATTGGGGGGTGAAGCCCGACATGATGTCGATGGCCAAGGGTATCACCTCCGGCTATTTTCCGGTCGGGGCCGCGCTGATGTCCGACAAAATCGCCGAGGTGTTTGAAAGCGATCAGAGCGGCGAAGGGGCGATCTACCATGGCTACACCTATTCCGCCCATCCCGTCGGCGCCGCGGCAGTGGTCGCCAACCTGTCGGAACTGCGCCGCCTGGACCCGCGCGCGAACGCGGCGGAGCGCGGGCGCCAGCTGTACGACGGTTGCCTGGCCTTGCAGGAGAAATACGACATCATCGGCGATGTCCGGGGCGGACACGGGCTGATGACCGGGCTGGAATTCGTCTCGGATCGCGCGTCGAAGACGCCGATGGACGCGGGCGTTGTGAAGCGGATCCAGAAGGTCGCCTACGACTCCGGGGCCATGGTACGGCCCGGCGCGCCGAATATCCTCATGTCGCCACCGCTGACCATCACCGAGGCGGAGATCGCACAGGTGCTGGCCGCGCTGGACAAGGGCATCGCCGCCGCCTGA
- a CDS encoding cytochrome c1, translating to MFMKPLLSALLALGLASGAAQAAGDEGHTHDVDFSFEGPFGAFDQNQLQRGLQVYTEVCAACHGLQYVPLRTLGDEGGPHLPEDQVRAYAEQNFEVFDAELDDFRPAKATDHFPGSNLENAPDLSLMAKARAGFHGPYGTGINQFVKGIGGPEYIVSILTGYTGETKEQAGATFYENTAFPGGWIAMAPPLAGEDIEFADGHSNELHHEAEDVAAFLMWAAEPKMMARKHAGFTAVIFLTILSVLLYLTNKKIWAPIKKKAKTSA from the coding sequence ATGTTCATGAAACCCCTTCTCTCTGCCCTTCTGGCCCTTGGTCTCGCCTCCGGCGCGGCCCAGGCGGCGGGCGACGAGGGCCACACCCACGACGTGGATTTCTCCTTCGAGGGTCCGTTCGGCGCCTTTGATCAGAACCAGCTGCAACGCGGCCTTCAGGTCTATACCGAGGTCTGCGCCGCCTGCCATGGCCTGCAATACGTGCCGCTGCGGACGCTGGGCGACGAAGGTGGCCCGCACCTGCCCGAAGATCAGGTCCGGGCCTATGCCGAACAGAACTTCGAAGTCTTCGACGCGGAGCTGGATGATTTCCGTCCGGCGAAGGCCACGGACCATTTCCCCGGCTCCAACCTGGAAAACGCACCCGACCTCAGCCTGATGGCCAAGGCGCGCGCCGGGTTCCACGGGCCCTACGGCACCGGGATCAACCAGTTCGTGAAGGGCATCGGTGGCCCGGAATACATCGTCTCCATCCTGACCGGCTACACCGGGGAGACGAAGGAACAGGCGGGTGCCACCTTCTATGAAAACACCGCCTTCCCTGGCGGCTGGATCGCCATGGCTCCGCCTCTGGCCGGTGAGGACATTGAATTCGCCGATGGCCATTCCAACGAGCTGCATCACGAGGCCGAGGACGTCGCCGCCTTCCTCATGTGGGCGGCAGAGCCCAAGATGATGGCGCGCAAACACGCGGGCTTCACCGCCGTGATCTTCCTCACCATCCTGTCCGTGCTGCTCTACCTCACGAACAAGAAGATCTGGGCGCCGATCAAGAAAAAGGCCAAGACGTCGGCCTGA
- the petB gene encoding cytochrome b, whose protein sequence is MAGIPHDHYEPKTRGERWINSRLPVIGLLYDTIMIPTPKNLNWMWIWGIILTFCLALQIATGIVLVMHYTPHVDLAFASVEHIMRDVNGGHMLRYLHSNGASLFFVAVYMHLFRGLYYGSYKAPREITWIIGMLIYLAMMGTAFMGYVLPWGQMSFWGATVITGLFGAIPFIGEPIQTWLLGGPAVDNATLNRFFSLHYLLPFVIAGLVIVHIWAFHTTGNNNPTGVEVRRGSKEEAAKDTVSFWPYFVIKDLFALAVILVVFFAIVGFMPNYLGHPDNYIEANPLATPAHIVPEWYFLPFYAILRAFTGDVWVVMFASWITGGIVDAKFFGVLAMFGAIAVMALAPWLDTSSVRSGRYRPMFKWWFALLALDFIVLMWAGAMPAEPPYSTISLIGATYWFAYFLVILPLLGVIEKPLAQPETIEEDFNNHYSATGGTKTAVKPAE, encoded by the coding sequence ATGGCCGGTATTCCGCACGACCATTACGAACCGAAGACCCGTGGCGAGCGCTGGATCAATTCCCGCCTTCCCGTGATCGGTCTTCTTTACGACACCATCATGATTCCCACGCCCAAGAACCTGAACTGGATGTGGATCTGGGGCATCATCCTGACCTTCTGCCTGGCGCTTCAGATCGCCACCGGCATTGTCCTGGTGATGCATTACACGCCGCATGTGGACCTGGCATTTGCCTCCGTCGAACACATCATGCGCGACGTGAACGGCGGCCACATGCTGCGCTATCTGCATTCGAACGGCGCGTCGCTGTTCTTTGTCGCCGTGTACATGCACCTGTTCCGGGGCCTCTACTACGGGTCCTACAAGGCCCCGCGCGAGATCACCTGGATCATCGGGATGCTGATCTACCTGGCCATGATGGGCACCGCCTTCATGGGCTACGTTCTGCCCTGGGGTCAGATGTCCTTCTGGGGCGCGACCGTGATCACCGGCCTGTTCGGCGCCATCCCCTTCATCGGGGAGCCGATCCAGACCTGGCTGCTGGGCGGACCGGCGGTGGACAATGCCACGCTGAACCGCTTCTTCTCTCTGCACTACCTGCTGCCCTTCGTCATCGCGGGCCTGGTGATCGTGCATATCTGGGCTTTCCACACCACCGGCAACAACAACCCCACCGGGGTCGAGGTGCGCCGCGGGTCCAAGGAAGAGGCGGCAAAGGACACCGTGTCCTTCTGGCCCTATTTCGTGATCAAGGATCTCTTCGCCCTGGCGGTCATCCTTGTGGTCTTCTTCGCCATCGTCGGCTTCATGCCCAACTACCTGGGCCATCCCGACAATTACATCGAAGCAAACCCCCTGGCGACGCCCGCGCATATCGTGCCGGAATGGTACTTCCTGCCGTTCTACGCGATCCTGCGCGCCTTTACCGGCGATGTCTGGGTGGTGATGTTCGCCAGCTGGATCACCGGCGGCATCGTCGACGCCAAGTTCTTCGGCGTTCTGGCGATGTTCGGCGCGATCGCGGTGATGGCGCTGGCGCCCTGGCTCGATACCTCCTCCGTGCGGTCGGGCCGCTATCGCCCGATGTTCAAGTGGTGGTTCGCGCTGCTGGCGCTGGACTTCATCGTGCTGATGTGGGCCGGGGCCATGCCGGCAGAGCCGCCGTATTCGACGATCTCGCTGATCGGGGCCACCTATTGGTTCGCCTACTTCCTGGTCATCCTGCCGTTGCTGGGCGTCATCGAAAAGCCGCTCGCGCAGCCGGAAACCATCGAAGAGGACTTCAACAATCATTACTCGGCGACCGGCGGCACCAAGACCGCTGTCAAACCGGCCGAGTAA
- the petA gene encoding ubiquinol-cytochrome c reductase iron-sulfur subunit: MSHAEDHSGTRRDFLFYATAGAGTVTAGAAVWPLVNQMNPSADVAALSSIRVDISGIEPGTQLTVKWLGKPVFIRRRTPDEVSAANDVDPASLPDPLARNANIDGDAPALDANRALAPEGADGEAAEEWLVMMGVCTHLGCVPLGEAGDFGGWFCPCHGSHYDTAGRIRKGPAPENLPVPVARFEGETEIVLG; this comes from the coding sequence GTGTCCCACGCAGAAGATCACAGCGGCACCCGGAGAGACTTTCTCTTCTACGCCACCGCTGGCGCAGGCACTGTCACGGCAGGCGCCGCGGTCTGGCCGCTCGTCAACCAGATGAACCCCTCCGCCGATGTTGCGGCGCTCAGCTCGATCCGGGTGGATATTTCCGGGATCGAACCGGGCACCCAGCTGACGGTCAAATGGCTGGGCAAGCCGGTGTTCATCCGCCGCCGTACCCCGGACGAAGTTTCTGCCGCCAACGATGTGGACCCCGCTTCGCTGCCCGACCCGCTGGCGCGCAACGCCAATATCGACGGTGATGCCCCTGCGCTGGACGCCAATCGCGCCCTGGCCCCCGAAGGGGCCGATGGCGAGGCTGCCGAGGAATGGCTGGTCATGATGGGTGTCTGCACTCACCTGGGCTGCGTTCCCCTGGGCGAGGCCGGCGATTTCGGCGGCTGGTTCTGCCCCTGCCACGGCTCCCATTACGACACTGCCGGCCGGATCCGCAAAGGCCCGGCTCCTGAAAACCTGCCCGTTCCGGTCGCCCGCTTCGAGGGCGAGACCGAAATCGTTCTGGGCTGA
- a CDS encoding outer membrane protein codes for MTHRSPLRSTALGLIAGAALAAPAAAEIELNLYTGYQTSPHSRIDGTYPGGGSYSALIGWQGKSFEMPPYYGARATWWKNERWGFGVEFTHAKVYAPEGEMKAAGFDRLEFTDGLNLITLNATRRWKDQWGSVTPYLGAGVGIAVPHVDATPTGGPKTFGYQMTGPAARLTAGASYQMTERWSVFGEYQFTWSDNSADLDGGGTLDTRILTNSVNFGVGLKF; via the coding sequence ATGACCCATCGCAGCCCGCTTCGATCAACGGCACTTGGCCTGATTGCCGGCGCCGCCCTGGCCGCGCCCGCGGCGGCGGAGATCGAACTGAACCTCTATACTGGTTACCAGACCTCGCCGCACAGCCGGATCGACGGCACCTATCCCGGTGGCGGCTCTTATTCCGCGCTGATCGGCTGGCAGGGCAAGAGCTTCGAGATGCCCCCCTATTACGGCGCACGGGCCACCTGGTGGAAGAACGAACGTTGGGGTTTCGGCGTGGAATTCACCCATGCCAAGGTCTACGCGCCCGAGGGCGAGATGAAGGCCGCCGGATTCGACCGGCTGGAATTCACCGACGGGCTGAACCTGATCACCCTGAACGCCACGCGCCGCTGGAAGGACCAATGGGGCAGCGTGACGCCCTACCTGGGCGCCGGCGTCGGGATCGCGGTGCCGCATGTGGACGCCACGCCGACCGGCGGGCCGAAAACCTTCGGCTACCAGATGACCGGCCCCGCCGCCCGGCTGACCGCCGGTGCCAGCTACCAGATGACGGAGCGCTGGTCGGTTTTCGGCGAATACCAGTTCACCTGGTCCGACAATTCCGCCGATCTGGACGGCGGTGGCACGCTGGACACGCGGATCCTGACCAATTCGGTGAATTTCGGCGTCGGCCTGAAGTTCTGA
- a CDS encoding glutathione S-transferase has product MKLVHSPASPFVRKVRVTILECGLQDRVEMQQVATSATAPAAEAIAANPLGKIPALLREDGPAIHDSRVITRYLNAVAGADLYPQARQWEVLTLESLADGIMEAGVLMVYEYRLRPDDKVFPEWVEAQWNRITRTLDVIGDRWISHLNGPLDASQIALACALGYLDFRHGDRNWRADRPALAQWAEGFGQRPAMQDTVPA; this is encoded by the coding sequence ATGAAACTCGTTCACTCACCCGCCTCGCCCTTCGTGCGCAAGGTTCGGGTGACCATCCTGGAATGCGGCCTGCAAGACCGCGTGGAGATGCAGCAGGTGGCCACCAGCGCCACCGCGCCGGCGGCGGAGGCCATTGCGGCCAACCCGCTGGGCAAGATCCCGGCGCTGCTGCGGGAGGACGGTCCCGCGATCCACGACAGCCGTGTGATCACCCGCTACCTGAACGCCGTGGCCGGTGCGGATCTATATCCCCAGGCGCGGCAATGGGAGGTTCTGACCCTCGAATCCCTGGCCGACGGCATCATGGAGGCCGGCGTTCTGATGGTCTACGAATACCGCCTGCGCCCGGACGACAAGGTTTTCCCGGAATGGGTCGAGGCACAGTGGAACAGGATCACCCGCACCCTGGACGTAATCGGCGATCGCTGGATCAGCCATCTGAACGGCCCGCTGGACGCGTCGCAGATCGCGCTGGCCTGTGCATTGGGATATCTCGATTTCCGCCACGGCGACCGCAATTGGCGCGCGGATCGTCCGGCATTGGCGCAATGGGCCGAAGGCTTCGGCCAGCGGCCCGCCATGCAGGACACCGTTCCGGCCTGA
- a CDS encoding FMN-binding negative transcriptional regulator — MHPNPIYRRESRDRNLAFARDVGFGALAVPAPDAAPLVAQAPFVFNDDGTLDLHLMRSNPVMRAAPAFATLIVQGPHGYISPDWYGMADQVPTWNYVAVHLTGRVDPLPQDRLRPVLDRLAEEYERRLLPKPIWTSDKVPEEIMTRLMRAIQPLRMQLTGVEGTWKLAQNKPADARRGAAEGLEQAALLPGAAALAAWMRAVTD; from the coding sequence ATGCACCCGAACCCGATCTACCGCCGCGAAAGCCGGGATCGGAACCTTGCCTTTGCGCGGGATGTCGGGTTCGGCGCGCTGGCCGTGCCGGCTCCCGATGCGGCGCCGCTGGTGGCGCAGGCGCCGTTCGTGTTCAACGACGATGGCACACTGGATTTGCACCTCATGCGCTCCAACCCGGTGATGCGCGCCGCGCCTGCCTTCGCCACGCTGATCGTGCAGGGGCCGCATGGCTACATCTCTCCCGATTGGTACGGGATGGCGGACCAGGTGCCGACATGGAACTACGTGGCCGTGCATCTTACGGGCCGGGTGGACCCGTTGCCTCAGGATAGGTTGCGCCCCGTGCTGGATCGCCTGGCGGAGGAATACGAACGCCGCCTGCTGCCCAAGCCGATCTGGACCTCAGACAAGGTGCCCGAAGAGATCATGACCCGCCTGATGCGGGCGATCCAGCCGCTTCGGATGCAGCTCACGGGTGTCGAAGGCACCTGGAAGCTGGCCCAGAACAAACCCGCAGACGCGCGTCGCGGCGCGGCGGAGGGGCTGGAACAGGCTGCCCTGCTGCCCGGCGCCGCCGCCCTTGCCGCCTGGATGCGCGCCGTTACCGATTGA
- the mtaB gene encoding tRNA (N(6)-L-threonylcarbamoyladenosine(37)-C(2))-methylthiotransferase MtaB, whose amino-acid sequence MSVPKFSTLGCRLNAYETEAMKRLAEEAGVQDAVIVNTCAVTQEAVRKARQEVRRLRRENPGARVIVTGCAAQTDPDTFAAMEEVDLVIGNTEKMSPAVWNRLTPDLIGETERVIVDDIMSVTETAGHLIDGFGTRSRAYVQIQNGCDHRCTFCIIPYGRGNSRSVPAGVVVDQIRRLVDSGFAEVVLTGVDLTSWGADLPATPKLGDLVMRILKLVPDLRRLRISSIDSIEVDENLMQAIATEPRLMPHLHLSLQAGDDMILKRMKRRHLRDDAIRFCEEAVRLRPDMTFGADIIAGFPTETEAMFANSLKLVEECGLTWLHVFPYSPRPGTPAARMPQVNGTAIRDRAARLRAAGAQRVASHLAGQVGRDHQVLMENPRLGRTEQFTEVAFATEQAIGGIVPARITGHDGQRLAA is encoded by the coding sequence ATGAGCGTGCCCAAGTTCTCCACCCTCGGCTGCCGGTTGAACGCCTACGAGACGGAGGCGATGAAACGCCTGGCCGAAGAAGCGGGCGTGCAGGATGCCGTGATCGTCAACACCTGCGCCGTCACGCAGGAAGCGGTGCGCAAGGCTCGGCAGGAGGTGCGCCGCCTGCGCCGGGAGAACCCGGGCGCCCGGGTGATCGTCACCGGCTGCGCCGCGCAGACCGACCCGGACACCTTTGCCGCGATGGAGGAAGTCGACCTGGTCATCGGCAACACCGAGAAGATGTCGCCCGCGGTCTGGAATCGTCTGACCCCCGATCTGATCGGTGAGACAGAGCGTGTGATCGTCGATGACATCATGTCCGTGACCGAAACCGCCGGTCACCTGATCGACGGCTTCGGCACCCGGTCGCGCGCCTATGTGCAGATCCAGAACGGCTGCGATCATCGCTGCACCTTCTGCATCATTCCCTACGGGCGCGGCAATTCCCGCTCGGTCCCGGCGGGGGTGGTGGTCGACCAGATCCGCCGGCTGGTGGACAGCGGCTTTGCCGAAGTTGTGCTGACCGGGGTGGATCTCACCTCCTGGGGCGCCGATCTGCCCGCCACGCCCAAGCTGGGCGATCTGGTGATGCGGATCCTCAAACTGGTGCCGGATCTGCGGCGGCTGCGCATCTCCTCGATCGATTCGATCGAGGTGGATGAAAACCTCATGCAGGCCATCGCCACCGAACCCCGCCTGATGCCGCATCTGCACCTGTCGCTTCAGGCCGGGGATGACATGATCCTGAAACGGATGAAGCGCCGCCACCTGCGTGACGACGCGATCCGCTTCTGCGAAGAGGCGGTGCGCCTGCGCCCCGACATGACGTTCGGTGCGGACATCATCGCCGGTTTCCCCACGGAGACCGAGGCGATGTTCGCCAATTCGCTGAAGCTGGTGGAGGAATGCGGCCTGACCTGGCTGCATGTCTTCCCCTATTCGCCGCGCCCGGGCACACCGGCGGCGCGCATGCCGCAGGTCAATGGTACGGCCATCCGCGACCGCGCCGCACGGCTGCGGGCGGCGGGGGCGCAGCGCGTGGCCAGCCACCTGGCGGGGCAGGTGGGGCGCGATCATCAGGTGCTGATGGAAAATCCCCGCCTCGGCCGGACCGAACAATTCACCGAAGTCGCCTTTGCCACCGAACAGGCCATCGGCGGCATCGTTCCGGCCCGGATCACCGGCCATGACGGCCAGCGGCTGGCGGCCTGA
- the dapF gene encoding diaminopimelate epimerase → MSELTPHSARTAGPLSFMKMHGLGNDFVVLDSRGGDAVTTPALARALGDRNRGVGFDQLAEIRDGTDGADITLDFWNSDGTRAGACGNATRCVSAHVMGQKGADKLSLRTTRGKLHAVRRDGVVSVNMGPPVLDWAAIPLARQVDLLHLPLDGDPVAVGMGNPHCVFFVDDLAAVDVAAWGGAVEHDPLFPEATNVEFAQLRADGTIRMRVWERSTGITLACGSGACATAVAAHQRGLTPRAVTMELDGGILHLDWRDDGVWMAGATAHVFTAELTPRFLESLE, encoded by the coding sequence ATGAGCGAGCTGACTCCCCATTCCGCCCGGACCGCCGGGCCCTTGAGCTTCATGAAGATGCACGGGCTTGGCAACGATTTCGTCGTCCTCGACAGCCGGGGGGGCGATGCCGTGACCACGCCTGCGCTGGCGCGTGCCCTGGGCGATCGCAATCGCGGCGTCGGATTCGACCAGCTCGCAGAGATTCGCGACGGCACGGATGGCGCGGACATCACGCTGGATTTCTGGAATTCCGACGGCACGCGCGCGGGGGCCTGTGGCAATGCCACGCGCTGCGTCTCGGCCCATGTGATGGGCCAGAAGGGCGCCGACAAGCTGTCTTTGCGTACCACGCGCGGGAAGCTGCACGCGGTGCGGCGGGATGGCGTGGTCTCGGTGAACATGGGCCCCCCGGTTCTGGACTGGGCCGCCATCCCCCTGGCGCGCCAGGTCGATCTGCTGCACCTGCCGCTGGACGGGGATCCTGTCGCGGTGGGCATGGGCAATCCGCATTGCGTGTTTTTCGTCGATGATCTGGCGGCGGTGGATGTCGCCGCATGGGGTGGCGCGGTCGAACATGACCCCCTGTTTCCCGAGGCGACGAATGTGGAATTCGCTCAGCTGCGCGCCGATGGCACGATCCGGATGCGGGTCTGGGAAAGATCCACCGGCATCACGCTGGCTTGCGGGTCGGGTGCCTGTGCCACCGCCGTTGCCGCTCACCAGCGCGGACTGACGCCCCGCGCCGTCACGATGGAGCTCGATGGCGGCATCCTGCACCTCGACTGGCGCGACGACGGTGTCTGGATGGCCGGGGCCACCGCCCATGTCTTTACCGCCGAACTGACCCCCCGTTTCCTGGAGTCGCTGGAATGA
- a CDS encoding TetR/AcrR family transcriptional regulator, protein MRNVDNEHSLSYLRVNRGNPPQMETPMPRTTKDATRRKLRDAVVAEAVDKGFAAASVAGVVRRARVSAGTVYVHFDSKDDMLRSVYMDLKQEFHTALTAADMADSAAMIRGMWMGMFEFVATRPRDFLFLEYGASAGVLTAGDQQVIAGYAAEISDLLQRGVDDGTLAPLDSGMLSLLLVAPAMQLARSSVLTGTEVTCQTVTTMFDRVWLSIAA, encoded by the coding sequence ATGCGGAATGTTGATAATGAACATTCATTATCCTACCTGCGGGTCAACCGGGGCAATCCGCCCCAGATGGAGACCCCGATGCCCCGCACGACCAAGGATGCAACCCGACGCAAATTGCGCGACGCCGTGGTAGCGGAGGCGGTGGACAAGGGCTTTGCCGCCGCTTCCGTCGCCGGCGTGGTGCGGCGGGCACGGGTTTCTGCCGGGACGGTATACGTGCATTTCGACAGCAAGGACGACATGCTGCGCAGCGTCTACATGGACCTTAAACAGGAATTTCACACCGCCCTGACCGCCGCTGACATGGCCGACAGCGCGGCGATGATCCGGGGGATGTGGATGGGGATGTTCGAGTTTGTGGCCACCCGGCCGCGCGATTTCCTGTTCCTGGAATACGGTGCCTCCGCTGGGGTGCTGACCGCCGGGGACCAACAGGTGATCGCAGGATATGCCGCTGAAATCTCTGACCTTTTGCAGCGTGGCGTCGATGACGGGACGCTGGCGCCTCTCGACAGCGGGATGCTGTCCTTGCTGCTGGTGGCGCCGGCGATGCAGCTGGCGCGCTCCTCCGTGCTGACCGGGACGGAGGTGACCTGCCAGACCGTGACCACAATGTTCGACCGCGTGTGGCTGTCGATCGCCGCCTGA
- a CDS encoding SDR family oxidoreductase, protein MTKIILVTGTSTGLGVSIAVQAAQNGHVVYATMRNTDRRSTLDTAALAAGVTVNVLQLDVQDAASVGAAVDQIIAAQGRIDVLINNAGMGFARSLEQAEEEDIQRIMDINFMGVVRCTKAVLPHMRRARAGHVINISSVGGLVGQPFNEIYCGAKFAVEGFTESLACYVTPHFDIHFTAVEPGGIASEFANTVLKQIADTGGMLEDEYLPILRKYVSGSQQRQGGSGAYQTAEEVAQVVIDVLSSDTPPIRVRTSDWAEALTALKTAADPDGRKMQTQVFGQFLA, encoded by the coding sequence ATGACAAAGATCATCCTCGTCACCGGAACTTCCACCGGATTGGGCGTGTCCATCGCAGTTCAGGCGGCGCAGAACGGGCACGTTGTCTATGCCACGATGCGCAACACCGACCGCCGGTCCACGCTGGACACCGCAGCCCTGGCCGCGGGGGTAACGGTGAACGTACTACAGCTGGACGTGCAGGATGCCGCATCGGTGGGCGCGGCCGTCGATCAGATCATCGCCGCGCAGGGGCGGATCGACGTGCTGATCAACAATGCGGGTATGGGGTTTGCCCGCAGTCTGGAGCAGGCGGAGGAGGAGGATATCCAGCGCATCATGGATATCAACTTCATGGGCGTGGTCCGCTGTACCAAGGCGGTCCTGCCGCACATGCGCCGCGCGCGCGCGGGGCATGTCATCAACATCTCGTCGGTCGGCGGGTTGGTCGGCCAGCCGTTCAACGAGATCTATTGCGGCGCCAAGTTCGCAGTCGAAGGGTTCACCGAATCCCTCGCCTGTTACGTGACCCCGCATTTCGACATCCACTTCACTGCGGTGGAGCCGGGGGGAATCGCCTCCGAATTCGCCAACACCGTATTGAAACAGATCGCGGATACCGGCGGCATGCTGGAGGATGAATACCTGCCGATCCTGCGCAAATACGTCAGCGGATCGCAGCAACGCCAGGGCGGTTCCGGCGCCTACCAGACAGCGGAGGAGGTCGCGCAGGTCGTGATCGACGTTCTGTCCTCCGACACGCCACCGATCCGCGTCCGGACCTCCGACTGGGCTGAGGCCCTGACCGCCCTGAAGACCGCCGCCGATCCCGACGGCCGCAAGATGCAGACCCAGGTGTTTGGTCAGTTCCTCGCCTGA